Proteins co-encoded in one Ralstonia sp. RRA genomic window:
- a CDS encoding pseudouridine synthase — translation MTTDSDDFPSDDDKRRSDPTQRATRPGKRTTLGVRRDDEGNTVRSTGKPLRASDLNRDRLPLRPSQRRPEPAEGERKPRPPRRDGNNDTAQPPRRAQSDRPPRRFDDERPPRKFGDDQRPPRRFEDRPPRRFDDERPPRRFSDDQRPPRRSDDERPPRRFEDRPPRRFDDERPPRRFSDDQRPPRRFDDERPPRRFEDRPPRRFDDERPPRRFSDDQRPPRRSDDERPPRRFEDRPPRRFDDERPPRRFEDRPPRRFDDERPPRKFGDDQRAPRRFEDRPPRRFDDERPRRYGDDQRAQRRDGDQRPPRRFDDERPPRRFDDEQRPSRRYGDDRAPRRFDNDRPPRRFEERSQRPEREERAPRRTEEEAPRQAPQADESGLVRLSKRMSELGLCSRREADEWIPRGWVLVDGEPVTELGSRVKPDAIIEIHQAARSEQGERVTVLLHKPVGYVSGQAEDGYQPAAALFVPENQWEEDPTRKRFAPWQRKALAPAGRLDIDSTGLLVLTQDGRVARHLIGEDSTVEKEYLVRVVWDSPEGRVEHDISKVFPEELLEKLRFGLWLDDEELKPAKVSWQNEEQLRFVLREGKKRQIRRMCEQVGLEVVGLKRIRMGRIVLGDLPVGQWRFLGPFEKF, via the coding sequence ATGACTACCGATTCTGACGATTTCCCGAGCGACGACGACAAGCGCCGCAGCGACCCGACCCAACGTGCCACCCGCCCGGGCAAGCGCACCACGCTCGGTGTACGCCGCGACGACGAAGGCAATACCGTGCGCTCCACCGGCAAGCCTCTGCGCGCCTCCGACCTGAACCGCGACCGCCTGCCGCTGCGCCCGTCGCAACGTCGCCCCGAGCCGGCCGAGGGTGAGCGCAAACCGCGCCCACCGCGCCGCGACGGCAACAACGACACCGCTCAACCACCGCGCCGCGCGCAGAGCGATCGCCCGCCCCGCCGGTTTGACGACGAACGTCCGCCGCGCAAGTTTGGCGACGACCAGCGACCACCGCGCCGCTTTGAAGACCGTCCTCCGCGCCGGTTTGACGATGAGCGCCCACCGCGCCGGTTCAGCGACGACCAACGTCCGCCCCGTCGCTCTGATGACGAGCGTCCGCCGCGTCGTTTCGAAGATCGCCCGCCACGCCGGTTTGATGATGAACGCCCACCGCGCCGGTTCAGCGACGACCAACGTCCGCCCCGTCGCTTTGATGACGAGCGTCCGCCGCGTCGTTTCGAAGATCGCCCACCGCGCCGGTTTGATGATGAACGTCCACCGCGCCGGTTCAGCGACGACCAACGTCCGCCCCGTCGCTCTGATGACGAGCGTCCGCCGCGTCGTTTCGAAGATCGCCCGCCACGCCGGTTTGATGACGAGCGTCCGCCGCGTCGTTTCGAAGATCGGCCACCACGCCGGTTTGACGATGAACGCCCGCCGCGCAAGTTCGGCGATGATCAACGTGCGCCGCGTCGGTTTGAGGATCGCCCGCCACGACGTTTCGATGACGAGCGCCCACGCCGCTACGGCGACGATCAACGCGCGCAGCGCCGTGATGGCGATCAACGTCCTCCGCGACGCTTTGACGACGAGCGCCCGCCGCGTCGATTCGATGACGAGCAACGGCCATCGCGTCGCTATGGTGACGACCGTGCACCGCGCCGTTTTGACAACGACCGTCCTCCACGTCGCTTTGAAGAGCGTTCGCAACGTCCGGAGCGCGAAGAGCGTGCACCGCGTCGCACCGAGGAAGAGGCACCACGCCAAGCCCCGCAAGCCGACGAGAGCGGACTGGTCCGCCTGTCCAAGCGCATGTCCGAGCTGGGCCTGTGCTCGCGCCGCGAGGCCGATGAGTGGATTCCGCGCGGCTGGGTGCTGGTGGACGGTGAGCCCGTCACCGAGCTGGGTTCGCGTGTGAAGCCGGATGCGATCATCGAAATCCATCAGGCTGCGCGTTCTGAGCAAGGCGAACGTGTGACCGTGCTGCTGCACAAGCCGGTCGGCTATGTGTCGGGCCAGGCGGAAGACGGCTACCAGCCTGCTGCCGCGCTGTTCGTGCCGGAAAACCAGTGGGAAGAAGACCCCACACGCAAGCGCTTCGCACCGTGGCAACGCAAGGCGCTGGCCCCGGCTGGCCGCCTCGATATCGACTCCACCGGCTTGCTGGTGCTGACGCAGGACGGCCGCGTGGCGCGCCACCTGATCGGCGAAGATTCGACGGTCGAGAAGGAGTACCTGGTGCGCGTGGTGTGGGACTCGCCGGAAGGCCGGGTCGAGCACGACATCTCCAAGGTCTTCCCGGAAGAACTGCTGGAAAAGTTGCGCTTTGGCCTGTGGCTCGATGACGAAGAGCTCAAGCCCGCGAAGGTGAGCTGGCAGAACGAGGAGCAATTGCGTTTCGTGCTGCGTGAAGGCAAGAAGCGTCAGATCCGCCGCATGTGTGAACAGGTGGGTCTGGAGGTGGTTGGCCTCAAGCGCATCCGCATGGGTCGCATCGTGCTGGGTGACCTGCCGGTCGGTCAGTGGCGCTTCCTGGGGCCGTTCGAGAAGTTCTAA
- a CDS encoding alpha/beta hydrolase, giving the protein MLLRSISVALVAALAMSGVSAQVATAESGPAYGPRLEGFDYPAPVHLFKFESQGNALEMAYLDIKPEQANGQVAVLLHGKNFCAATWDGTIQALTSAGYRVIAPDQIGFCKSSKPRAYQYSFQQLASNTHALLASLGIQQAILIGHSTGGMLATRYTLMYPTEVSRLVMINPIGLEDWKAKGVPSMTVDQWFAREKQTTAERIRAYEQSTYYAGQWRADYEPWVQMLAGMYRGPGRDLVAWNSALLYDMIYTQPVVYEFGQVRPWTLLLIGQKDTTAIAKDAAPPEVRARLGNYPELGRAAAKAIPRATLVEFPDAGHAPQIQDAAALHRALLDWLASPDVSRTRRPD; this is encoded by the coding sequence ATGTTGCTTCGCTCGATTTCCGTTGCGCTGGTTGCCGCCTTGGCAATGTCGGGTGTGTCCGCGCAAGTCGCCACCGCTGAGAGCGGCCCCGCGTATGGCCCCCGGCTGGAGGGCTTCGACTATCCGGCGCCGGTCCACCTGTTCAAGTTCGAATCCCAGGGCAATGCGCTGGAGATGGCCTATCTGGACATCAAGCCCGAGCAGGCCAACGGCCAGGTCGCAGTGCTGCTGCACGGCAAGAACTTCTGCGCGGCCACCTGGGATGGCACGATCCAGGCGTTGACGAGCGCCGGCTATCGCGTGATCGCGCCGGACCAGATCGGCTTCTGCAAATCGAGCAAGCCGCGTGCGTATCAGTATTCGTTCCAGCAACTGGCGAGCAACACGCATGCGCTGCTGGCCTCGCTGGGCATTCAGCAGGCCATCCTGATCGGCCACTCGACCGGCGGCATGCTGGCCACGCGCTATACGCTGATGTATCCGACCGAAGTTTCGCGGCTGGTGATGATCAACCCGATTGGCTTGGAAGACTGGAAGGCCAAGGGCGTGCCATCCATGACGGTCGACCAATGGTTTGCACGTGAGAAGCAGACCACCGCCGAGCGCATCCGCGCCTATGAGCAATCCACTTACTACGCGGGCCAATGGCGCGCCGACTACGAGCCCTGGGTGCAGATGCTGGCCGGCATGTATCGCGGGCCGGGGCGAGACCTTGTGGCCTGGAACTCGGCCCTGCTGTACGACATGATCTACACACAGCCTGTGGTGTACGAATTCGGCCAAGTGCGCCCCTGGACACTGCTGCTGATCGGCCAGAAGGACACCACCGCCATCGCCAAGGACGCGGCGCCCCCGGAAGTGCGCGCCCGCCTGGGCAACTACCCGGAACTGGGTCGGGCCGCTGCCAAGGCGATTCCGCGTGCGACGCTGGTGGAGTTTCCGGATGCGGGCCATGCGCCACAAATTCAGGACGCTGCTGCGTTGCACAGGGCATTGCTGGACTGGCTGGCCAGCCCGGATGTTTCCCGCACGCGCAGGCCGGATTGA
- the def gene encoding peptide deformylase, which produces MIRNILKMGDSRLLRVAKRVERFNTPELTALIEDMFDTMDAARGAGLAAPQIGVDLQVVIFGFDRNERYPDAPAVPKTVLINPTIEPLTEETEEGWEGCLSVPGLRGVVPRYTRLRYTGFDQHGHTIDRIAEGFHARVVQHECDHLQGVLYPMRVKDFTRFGFTEILFPELPANHDD; this is translated from the coding sequence ATGATCCGAAACATCCTCAAAATGGGCGACAGCCGCCTGCTGCGCGTGGCAAAACGGGTCGAGCGCTTCAATACGCCCGAACTGACCGCGCTGATCGAAGACATGTTCGACACGATGGACGCCGCGCGGGGCGCCGGCCTGGCGGCTCCGCAGATCGGCGTGGACCTGCAGGTCGTCATCTTCGGGTTCGATCGCAACGAGCGCTATCCGGATGCGCCGGCTGTGCCCAAGACGGTGCTCATCAACCCGACCATCGAACCACTCACCGAAGAGACGGAAGAGGGCTGGGAAGGCTGCCTCTCGGTGCCCGGCCTGCGCGGTGTAGTGCCACGCTACACGCGGCTGCGCTATACCGGCTTTGACCAGCACGGCCACACCATCGACCGCATTGCCGAGGGCTTCCATGCCCGCGTCGTGCAACACGAGTGCGACCACCTCCAGGGCGTGCTGTACCCCATGCGCGTGAAGGACTTCACCCGCTTCGGCTTTACCGAAATCCTGTTTCCAGAACTGCCTGCCAATCACGACGACTGA
- the ligA gene encoding NAD-dependent DNA ligase LigA: protein MSKTAEPASGATPETRAAWLRATLNHYAHEYYVLDQPSVPDAEYDRLYRELEALEAEHPELKTPDSPTLRVGGGILPEFAQVRHVIPMLSIRTETDTTEHGARAFDASVRRELGLDETDPPVEYAAELKFDGLAINLRYERGFLVQAATRGDGTTGEDVTQNIRTIRQIPLGLTPVAGSVPEVLEVRGEVYMRRDDFEKLNARQRERGDKTFVNPRNTAAGAVRQLDPKMAAERPLSFFAYGLGEVVGWHGQPKTHSSMLDALQAFGFPVSKERAAVKGGEGLVEFHAAIGAKRDSLPFDIDGVVYKVNDLALQRELGFRTREPRWAVAHKYPAQEALTTVEKIEEQVGRTGAITPVARLAPVFVGGVTVTNATLHNEDEVRRKDVRVGDTVIVRRAGDVIPEVVSVVFERRPMVEKPGSDLFNAERVPEHGPYLLPKTCPVCGSHVVREEGEAVARCSGGLFCSAQRKEAIRHFAGRRMMDIEGLGERYIDNLVELDYVHGIADLYKLKLEDFLEMKRRADERDGVTPETVAAGKIATKWAENLLEGIQASKTPPLARFLFALGIRHVGESTAKTLADWLGSLAMIRRAPAPLLLALPDVGATVAEAIADFFAEPKNQQALDALLEAGVTPQGEHAPNAKLREKLEPAELYATLGVPKLTATRAKQLAVAAPTLAQLAAVEAGQLAGLPADVSASLLEWLGAHDHRAQLVQLDALRNELLEVMPAEVAEEGILAGKTVVLTGTLPNLTRDDAKAMLEAAGAKVSGSVSKKTDYVIAGEEAGSKLAKAEELGVKVLDEAGMLALLQK from the coding sequence ATGAGCAAGACCGCAGAACCCGCGTCCGGAGCAACGCCCGAGACGCGGGCAGCGTGGCTGCGCGCCACGCTCAACCACTACGCCCACGAGTACTACGTGCTCGACCAGCCCAGCGTGCCGGACGCCGAATACGACCGGCTGTACCGCGAGCTGGAAGCACTGGAAGCTGAACATCCCGAACTGAAGACACCTGACTCGCCCACGCTCCGTGTGGGCGGAGGGATCCTGCCGGAGTTCGCGCAGGTCCGGCATGTTATTCCGATGCTGTCGATCCGCACCGAGACCGACACCACCGAACACGGTGCCCGCGCGTTCGATGCCAGCGTGCGCCGCGAGTTGGGCCTCGATGAGACCGATCCGCCCGTCGAATACGCCGCCGAACTGAAGTTCGATGGTTTGGCGATCAACCTGCGCTACGAGCGCGGCTTTCTCGTACAGGCAGCCACACGCGGCGATGGCACCACAGGCGAAGACGTCACGCAGAACATCCGCACGATCCGCCAGATTCCGCTGGGGCTTACGCCTGTGGCCGGGTCTGTGCCCGAGGTGTTGGAAGTGCGCGGCGAGGTCTATATGCGCCGTGACGATTTCGAGAAGCTCAATGCCCGTCAGCGCGAGCGTGGGGACAAGACCTTCGTCAATCCGCGCAATACCGCTGCCGGTGCCGTGCGTCAGCTTGACCCGAAGATGGCCGCCGAGCGCCCGCTCTCGTTTTTTGCTTATGGCCTGGGCGAAGTCGTTGGCTGGCATGGCCAGCCCAAGACGCACTCCAGCATGCTCGATGCACTGCAGGCATTTGGTTTCCCGGTCAGCAAGGAGCGTGCGGCGGTGAAGGGCGGCGAAGGCTTGGTCGAATTCCATGCCGCCATTGGTGCCAAGCGTGACAGCCTGCCGTTCGATATCGATGGCGTGGTCTACAAGGTCAATGATCTGGCACTACAGCGCGAGCTGGGCTTCCGCACGCGCGAGCCCCGCTGGGCGGTGGCGCACAAGTATCCGGCGCAGGAAGCACTGACCACCGTCGAGAAGATCGAAGAACAGGTTGGTCGTACGGGCGCTATCACACCAGTGGCGCGCCTCGCGCCGGTGTTCGTCGGCGGCGTGACGGTCACCAACGCGACGCTCCATAACGAAGACGAAGTCCGCCGCAAGGATGTGCGTGTGGGCGACACCGTGATCGTACGGCGCGCTGGCGACGTGATCCCCGAGGTGGTGAGCGTGGTGTTTGAGCGGCGCCCGATGGTGGAAAAGCCCGGTAGCGATCTATTCAACGCGGAGCGGGTGCCCGAGCACGGACCTTACCTGTTGCCGAAGACGTGCCCGGTGTGTGGTTCGCACGTGGTGCGCGAAGAAGGCGAAGCGGTAGCCCGCTGCTCAGGCGGGCTGTTCTGCTCGGCGCAGCGCAAGGAGGCGATCCGCCACTTTGCCGGGCGCCGCATGATGGACATTGAGGGCCTGGGCGAGCGCTATATCGACAACCTGGTCGAGCTCGACTACGTGCATGGCATCGCCGATCTGTACAAGCTCAAGCTCGAAGACTTTCTCGAGATGAAGCGCCGCGCCGACGAGCGCGACGGCGTGACCCCCGAGACCGTTGCCGCCGGCAAGATCGCCACCAAGTGGGCAGAGAACCTGCTTGAAGGTATTCAGGCCAGCAAGACGCCGCCACTGGCGCGCTTCCTGTTTGCGCTGGGTATTCGCCACGTGGGCGAATCGACCGCCAAGACACTCGCCGATTGGCTGGGTAGTCTGGCCATGATCCGGCGTGCACCGGCACCGTTGTTGTTGGCGTTGCCGGACGTGGGCGCAACGGTGGCAGAGGCCATCGCCGATTTCTTTGCCGAGCCGAAGAATCAGCAGGCATTGGATGCGCTGCTCGAAGCCGGCGTCACCCCTCAAGGCGAGCACGCGCCCAACGCCAAACTACGAGAAAAACTGGAGCCGGCGGAGTTGTACGCCACGCTCGGCGTGCCCAAGTTGACGGCGACGCGCGCCAAGCAACTGGCGGTGGCGGCCCCTACGCTCGCGCAATTGGCGGCAGTGGAAGCCGGGCAGTTGGCCGGCCTACCGGCGGACGTGTCCGCATCGCTGCTCGAATGGCTGGGCGCGCATGATCATCGTGCGCAACTCGTGCAGCTTGATGCACTGCGCAACGAACTGCTCGAAGTCATGCCGGCCGAGGTGGCGGAAGAGGGCATCCTTGCCGGCAAGACCGTCGTGCTGACCGGCACGCTGCCCAACCTCACGCGCGATGACGCCAAGGCGATGCTGGAAGCCGCCGGCGCCAAGGTGTCGGGCTCGGTATCGAAGAAGACCGACTATGTCATCGCTGGTGAAGAGGCCGGCAGCAAGCTCGCCAAGGCGGAAGAACTGGGGGTGAAGGTTCTGGATGAAGCGGGTATGCTCGCGCTGTTGCAAAAATAG
- the smc gene encoding chromosome segregation protein SMC, whose product MRLSSIKLAGFKSFVDPTNFHVPGQLVGIVGPNGCGKSNIIDAVRWVLGESRAAELRGESMQDVIFNGSTQRKPAGRASVELVFDNAEGRAAGQWSQYAEVAVKRVLSRDGTSSYFINNQAVRRRDIQDIFLGTGLGPRAYAIIGQGMISRIIEAKPDDMRIFLEEAAGVSKYKERRRETENRLSDTRENLTRVEDILRELGTNLEKLEGQAEVAQRFQALQADGEEKQHLLWLLRKREAQGEQERHQRAIEQAQIDLEAQTAQLRHIEAELETQRVAHYASSDAMHAAQGALYEANAEVSRLEAEIRYVVESRNRIQQQIATLTAQQDQWHTQGEQAQEDLAAAEEELAMAEERAAQAAEEVARKSDELPSLEAQWRDAQTTLNDQRAAILQSEQALKLEAAHQRNADQALLQLEQRRERLSQESSGLDKPDDVQLETLRAELAEQEEVLAEAQAALEDAEIQLPQLDEARRTAQDRVQAEAAAIATLEARLAALKQLQENVQTDGKVQPWLAKHELSELPRFWKKLQIEQGWEPALESVLREKLGALEVSNLDWIKAFAADAPPAKLAFYAPPPAAKPIEAPAGLRPLMSLVQVTEPGIRAVLQDWLADVYIADDMQAALTARQTLPEGGTFVVKAGHLIGQSSVQLYAPDSEQAGMLARAQEIENLHKQVRAQMLLSDEAKSAAVRADAAYTQASQALLHVRARADQATRRVHVLQMDVLKLSQAMERYNARSGQIDSELEEIRAQIEEQRAIRAESEATFEQHDAALADMQARFEDNQQAFEALEARLGDARNALRDLERGAQEAHFAERNLGNRIAELKRNIQVATDQAQQIVLTLENARAELETINEQTAHTGLQEALERRAEKEEKLGAARIELDALTAQLRTFDEQRLTAERAQQPLRDRITELQLKEQAARLNQEQFSEQLTTANVDEAVLAERLTGDLKPSYLQGEVTRINNAINALGPVNMAALDELAAARERKGFLDAQSADLNDAITTLEDAIHKIDQETRSLLQGTFDQVNHHFGELFPTLFGGGQAKLIMTGEEILDAGVQVMAQPPGKKNSTIHLLSGGEKALTAIALVFAMFQLNPAPFCLLDEVDAPLDDANTERYANMVKRMSDKTQFVFISHNKIAMEMAQQLIGVTMQEQGVSRIVAVDMDAALTMAEAA is encoded by the coding sequence GTGCGCCTCTCCTCGATCAAGCTCGCAGGCTTCAAGTCTTTCGTCGATCCGACCAATTTCCACGTTCCGGGCCAGCTCGTCGGCATCGTCGGCCCGAACGGTTGCGGTAAATCCAACATCATCGACGCCGTGCGCTGGGTGCTCGGCGAATCACGCGCTGCGGAACTCCGTGGCGAGTCGATGCAGGACGTCATCTTCAACGGCTCCACCCAGCGCAAGCCGGCTGGCCGGGCCAGCGTCGAACTCGTGTTCGACAACGCCGAAGGCCGGGCCGCAGGCCAGTGGAGCCAGTACGCCGAAGTGGCGGTCAAGCGCGTCCTGAGCCGCGACGGTACGTCGTCGTACTTCATCAACAACCAGGCGGTGCGCCGCCGCGACATCCAGGACATCTTCCTCGGCACGGGCCTGGGCCCGCGCGCTTACGCCATCATCGGGCAGGGGATGATCTCGCGCATCATCGAGGCCAAGCCCGATGACATGCGCATCTTCCTGGAAGAGGCCGCGGGCGTCTCCAAGTACAAGGAACGCCGCCGCGAAACCGAAAACCGCCTGTCCGACACGCGTGAAAACCTGACCCGCGTGGAAGACATCCTGCGCGAACTCGGCACCAACCTCGAGAAGCTCGAGGGCCAGGCCGAAGTCGCGCAGCGCTTCCAGGCCCTGCAAGCCGATGGCGAAGAGAAGCAGCACCTGCTGTGGCTGCTGCGCAAGCGTGAGGCGCAAGGCGAGCAGGAACGCCATCAGCGTGCCATTGAACAGGCGCAGATCGATCTCGAAGCGCAGACTGCGCAGTTGCGCCACATCGAAGCCGAGCTGGAAACGCAGCGCGTTGCGCATTACGCATCGTCCGATGCCATGCACGCCGCGCAGGGCGCACTGTACGAGGCCAACGCCGAAGTCAGTCGCCTGGAAGCTGAGATCCGCTACGTGGTGGAGTCGCGCAACCGGATCCAGCAGCAGATCGCCACGCTGACCGCGCAGCAGGATCAATGGCACACGCAGGGCGAGCAGGCGCAGGAAGACCTGGCCGCCGCCGAAGAAGAGCTCGCCATGGCTGAGGAGCGCGCAGCGCAGGCGGCCGAGGAAGTCGCTCGCAAGTCGGACGAGCTGCCTAGCCTGGAGGCCCAATGGCGCGATGCGCAGACCACGCTGAATGACCAGCGTGCAGCCATTCTGCAGTCGGAACAGGCGCTCAAGCTGGAAGCCGCGCACCAGCGCAATGCCGATCAGGCGTTGCTGCAACTGGAGCAGCGCCGCGAGCGCCTGTCGCAAGAATCCAGTGGTCTCGACAAGCCGGACGACGTACAGCTCGAAACACTGCGTGCTGAACTGGCCGAACAGGAAGAAGTCCTGGCCGAAGCGCAGGCCGCGCTGGAAGACGCCGAGATCCAACTGCCGCAACTCGACGAGGCCCGTCGCACCGCACAGGACCGTGTGCAAGCCGAAGCGGCCGCCATCGCCACCCTGGAAGCCCGCCTTGCCGCGCTCAAGCAACTGCAGGAAAACGTGCAGACCGACGGCAAGGTCCAGCCGTGGCTCGCCAAGCATGAACTGAGCGAACTGCCGCGCTTCTGGAAGAAGCTGCAGATCGAGCAGGGTTGGGAGCCCGCGCTGGAATCGGTGCTGCGCGAAAAGCTCGGCGCGTTGGAGGTTTCCAACCTCGATTGGATCAAGGCGTTTGCCGCTGACGCACCGCCCGCCAAGCTGGCTTTCTATGCGCCGCCGCCGGCTGCGAAGCCCATCGAGGCACCAGCAGGGCTGCGTCCGCTGATGTCGCTGGTGCAGGTGACGGAGCCGGGCATTCGTGCCGTGCTGCAGGACTGGCTGGCCGACGTCTATATCGCTGACGACATGCAGGCTGCGCTTACCGCGCGCCAGACGTTGCCGGAAGGCGGTACGTTTGTCGTCAAGGCTGGGCACCTGATTGGCCAATCGTCGGTGCAACTGTATGCGCCGGATTCCGAGCAGGCCGGCATGCTGGCCCGCGCGCAGGAAATCGAGAATCTGCACAAGCAGGTGCGTGCGCAGATGCTGCTGTCGGACGAGGCCAAGAGCGCTGCCGTGCGCGCAGATGCGGCTTACACGCAAGCCAGCCAGGCACTGCTACATGTGCGTGCTCGCGCCGATCAGGCAACGCGTCGTGTGCACGTGCTGCAGATGGACGTGCTCAAGCTCTCCCAGGCGATGGAGCGTTACAACGCCCGCAGCGGCCAGATCGACAGCGAGCTGGAAGAAATTCGCGCGCAGATCGAAGAACAACGCGCCATCCGCGCTGAGTCCGAGGCCACCTTCGAGCAGCACGACGCGGCACTCGCCGACATGCAGGCGCGCTTTGAAGACAACCAGCAGGCGTTCGAAGCACTGGAAGCGCGCCTGGGCGATGCCCGCAACGCACTGCGCGATCTGGAACGCGGCGCACAGGAAGCTCACTTTGCCGAGCGCAACCTGGGCAACCGCATTGCCGAGTTGAAGCGCAACATCCAGGTCGCGACCGACCAGGCGCAGCAGATCGTGCTGACGCTGGAAAACGCCCGCGCCGAACTCGAAACCATCAACGAGCAGACCGCGCACACCGGCCTGCAGGAGGCGCTGGAGCGCCGTGCCGAGAAGGAAGAAAAGCTCGGTGCAGCGCGCATTGAACTGGATGCGCTGACGGCCCAGCTGCGCACCTTCGATGAACAGCGCCTGACCGCTGAACGCGCCCAGCAACCGCTGCGTGACCGCATCACCGAACTGCAGTTGAAGGAGCAGGCTGCGCGCCTGAACCAAGAGCAGTTCTCCGAGCAGCTCACCACGGCCAACGTGGATGAGGCCGTGCTGGCAGAACGCCTGACCGGCGACCTGAAGCCTTCCTACTTGCAAGGCGAAGTCACGCGCATCAACAACGCCATCAACGCGCTGGGTCCGGTCAACATGGCTGCGCTGGACGAGTTGGCCGCGGCACGCGAGCGCAAGGGCTTCCTCGATGCGCAATCGGCCGATTTGAACGACGCCATCACCACGCTGGAAGACGCGATCCACAAGATCGATCAGGAAACGCGCTCGCTGCTGCAAGGCACCTTCGATCAGGTCAACCATCACTTTGGCGAGCTGTTCCCGACGCTGTTCGGTGGCGGCCAAGCCAAGCTGATCATGACCGGCGAAGAGATTCTCGACGCGGGTGTGCAGGTGATGGCACAACCGCCGGGCAAGAAGAACTCGACGATTCACCTGCTGTCGGGCGGCGAGAAAGCGCTGACCGCGATTGCGCTGGTGTTCGCGATGTTCCAGTTGAACCCGGCCCCATTCTGCTTGCTGGACGAGGTGGACGCGCCGCTGGACGACGCCAACACCGAGCGCTACGCCAACATGGTCAAGCGCATGTCCGACAAGACCCAATTCGTTTTTATTTCTCACAACAAGATTGCGATGGAAATGGCGCAACAGCTCATCGGTGTGACCATGCAGGAACAAGGCGTGTCCCGGATCGTGGCGGTGGATATGGATGCCGCACTGACCATGGCGGAGGCCGCGTAA
- a CDS encoding cell division protein ZipA C-terminal FtsZ-binding domain-containing protein, translated as MQDNNLVMALLGAGVVFVLVIVVYNQWQIRKARRPEAYNPSVDEAPRGEGWTGNERHEPALGGERDEAGRVEPRLEPGLAPQPHAPSTGSAETEAGVIGAELTPTSEEAAREAAETGQAEKAVEPAPGSLEPANGVIDPLIDCIVSLHPEREVSGDRLLPALSKLRRAGTKQIHVEGLNPAANAWEAIRAGQRYLDLQVAVQLANRTGPLNALEFSEFITAIDPLSDAADAVPELPDMNETIANARELDAFAAECDVQLGVSVISDGAPWSAAYVQTVATQDGLVLSRDGTRFTRYHAGTDGVQRALFTLQFGDTNFLRDDLTVKAGRQITLLLDVPVAEEASKPFKLVCEYAYTLSQRMGAQVVDDNLRPLTEQSFVAIQKHLRVLYDKLESRGVPAGSSAAVRLFSH; from the coding sequence ATGCAAGACAACAACCTGGTCATGGCGCTGCTGGGCGCTGGTGTTGTTTTCGTACTGGTGATCGTGGTCTACAACCAGTGGCAGATTCGCAAGGCACGCCGTCCGGAAGCCTACAACCCGTCTGTTGACGAGGCCCCACGCGGTGAAGGTTGGACAGGAAACGAGCGCCACGAACCGGCGCTGGGTGGCGAGCGAGATGAGGCTGGTCGCGTCGAGCCGCGCCTGGAACCCGGCCTCGCGCCGCAACCGCATGCACCGTCCACCGGCAGCGCGGAAACCGAAGCTGGCGTGATCGGCGCTGAACTCACACCCACCAGCGAAGAGGCTGCGCGGGAGGCCGCCGAAACGGGTCAAGCGGAAAAGGCGGTCGAGCCCGCACCCGGCTCGCTGGAGCCGGCCAACGGCGTGATCGACCCGCTGATCGATTGCATCGTTTCGCTGCATCCCGAGCGCGAAGTGTCGGGGGATCGCCTGCTGCCGGCGCTGTCCAAGCTGCGCCGTGCAGGGACCAAGCAGATCCACGTGGAAGGCCTGAACCCCGCGGCAAACGCCTGGGAAGCCATTCGCGCCGGCCAGCGCTACCTGGATCTGCAGGTGGCCGTGCAACTGGCCAACCGCACCGGTCCGCTCAACGCGCTGGAGTTCTCGGAGTTCATCACCGCGATCGACCCACTGTCGGACGCGGCGGATGCCGTGCCCGAGTTGCCCGACATGAACGAGACCATCGCCAATGCGCGCGAGCTCGACGCGTTTGCCGCCGAGTGCGACGTGCAGCTTGGCGTGAGCGTGATCTCCGACGGCGCACCGTGGTCGGCCGCCTACGTGCAGACCGTGGCCACGCAGGACGGCCTGGTGCTCTCGCGCGATGGCACGCGCTTCACGCGCTACCACGCCGGCACCGACGGCGTGCAGCGCGCGCTGTTCACGCTGCAGTTTGGCGACACCAACTTCCTGCGCGATGACCTGACCGTCAAGGCCGGCCGCCAGATCACGCTGCTGCTGGACGTGCCAGTGGCTGAAGAGGCATCCAAGCCGTTCAAGCTGGTTTGCGAGTACGCTTACACGCTGTCGCAGCGTATGGGCGCGCAGGTGGTGGACGACAACCTGCGTCCGTTGACGGAGCAGTCCTTCGTTGCCATCCAGAAGCATCTGCGGGTGCTGTACGACAAGCTTGAATCGCGCGGCGTGCCTGCCGGTTCCAGCGCCGCGGTGCGCTTGTTCAGCCACTGA